The following proteins come from a genomic window of Synechococcus sp. BIOS-E4-1:
- a CDS encoding chloride channel protein, with protein sequence MTWLWLLVLGAVLGLFSLPYQALSSLGLVLQHDLWLSSYSISPVAVALVFVSSLALVVLGWGPLQGARGGGLTPVIALQENVSGQQASLLQQLSLQTQLKRLPLMVFTHLGGLTVGIESPSASLGASILLAIRRRWPQFAPLAALPLPMLCAIGGGAGLGAAFRSPLLGVTYAIEELGRSSGRSLVLPVLLLSGSGAGISIWLGPESSSQSAVIGALPLSLWPYALLVCGLCTLLGSLFVRLLVPLARIIQAALQRHRSVTAVLIATGLSGIAIASGGWSLNDGSLSLLPILHGEVGGESSTFPWRFLSSLLSIASGAPGGLMHDTMTLGALVGAPPTEWMMLDGASQAQLGAIGSVSLFAAACGTPLFCAMFVFTLQGDPAMLPALLLCSAIAASLAVPLRGASWNERQALHHAE encoded by the coding sequence ATGACTTGGCTGTGGCTGCTTGTGCTCGGAGCCGTGCTGGGGCTGTTTTCACTGCCTTATCAGGCTCTCTCCAGCCTTGGACTTGTTCTTCAGCATGATCTCTGGCTCAGCAGCTACAGCATCTCACCGGTTGCTGTAGCTCTCGTGTTTGTCTCCTCTCTTGCCCTGGTGGTGCTGGGTTGGGGACCCTTGCAAGGTGCGCGTGGGGGTGGGCTGACGCCGGTGATTGCGCTGCAAGAGAACGTCTCCGGTCAACAGGCTTCGCTGTTACAGCAACTCAGCTTGCAAACCCAACTCAAGCGTCTGCCACTGATGGTGTTCACCCATCTCGGCGGATTAACGGTGGGTATCGAATCACCATCAGCCTCCCTGGGTGCCTCGATACTGTTGGCCATCCGCAGGCGCTGGCCACAGTTCGCCCCCCTTGCTGCCCTGCCACTGCCGATGCTCTGCGCTATCGGTGGCGGCGCAGGTCTGGGTGCCGCTTTTCGATCTCCACTTCTGGGGGTGACCTACGCCATCGAAGAGCTGGGCCGCAGTTCTGGGCGCAGCTTGGTGTTGCCCGTGTTGCTGCTCAGCGGTAGCGGTGCTGGCATCAGCATCTGGTTAGGTCCAGAAAGCAGCAGTCAATCTGCCGTGATCGGCGCTCTGCCATTGAGCCTATGGCCCTATGCCCTGTTGGTCTGCGGGTTATGCACTCTGCTTGGATCCCTGTTCGTGCGCTTGCTTGTGCCGCTGGCACGTATCATTCAAGCAGCCCTGCAGCGTCATCGGTCAGTGACGGCTGTTCTCATCGCCACTGGCCTGAGCGGTATTGCCATCGCCAGTGGGGGCTGGAGTTTGAACGATGGAAGCCTTTCGCTTCTGCCGATTCTGCATGGAGAGGTCGGTGGTGAATCAAGCACCTTTCCCTGGCGCTTTCTCAGCTCCTTGCTGAGCATCGCGAGCGGTGCCCCTGGGGGGTTGATGCACGACACCATGACCCTTGGGGCCCTGGTTGGTGCGCCACCAACGGAGTGGATGATGTTAGACGGCGCGAGTCAGGCCCAGCTCGGCGCCATTGGCTCCGTCAGTCTCTTCGCTGCCGCCTGCGGCACCCCCCTGTTCTGCGCCATGTTTGTGTTCACCCTGCAGGGCGATCCTGCAATGCTGCCGGCTTTGTTGCTCTGCAGCGCCATTGCGGCCTCCTTGGCGGTGCCATTGCGTGGTGCAAGCTGGAATGAGCGGCAGGCCTTGCACCATGCTGAGTGA
- the fghA gene encoding S-formylglutathione hydrolase — protein sequence MELINCHRCFAGEQRRYKLDSHQLNSSTTVGVFLPKQALGPKPERVPVLIWLSGLTCSDENAVQKAGAQRRAAALGLALVMPDTSPRGDDVPGDPQGQWDFGHGAGFYVDAEKQPWSLHYRMHSFVVEELISQLCTELPLDDQRLGISGHSMGGHGALVLGLRHPHLYRSVSAVAPIAHPAQCPWGRKAFSHLLGTTPEEQLRWREWDAVTLLEDGHLRNDCMLVDVGSADPFLEEQLRPEDLRQACIRSGQSLEMVMQEGYDHSYFFVASVIDRHIDHHARALMADI from the coding sequence ATGGAGTTGATCAACTGTCATCGCTGCTTCGCAGGAGAACAACGCCGCTACAAACTGGATTCCCACCAGCTGAACAGCTCCACAACGGTTGGCGTCTTTCTTCCAAAGCAGGCACTGGGACCGAAGCCTGAACGCGTCCCTGTCCTGATCTGGCTTTCAGGGCTTACCTGCAGTGACGAGAACGCCGTACAGAAAGCGGGTGCACAGCGACGTGCGGCAGCACTCGGGCTTGCGTTGGTGATGCCGGACACCAGCCCACGCGGGGATGACGTTCCTGGCGATCCTCAAGGTCAGTGGGATTTCGGACATGGTGCCGGCTTCTATGTGGACGCCGAAAAGCAGCCCTGGTCATTGCACTACAGAATGCACAGCTTCGTCGTTGAGGAGCTGATCTCACAGCTGTGCACTGAACTCCCCCTGGACGATCAGCGACTGGGGATCTCAGGCCACTCCATGGGAGGCCACGGTGCACTGGTGCTGGGCCTGCGTCATCCCCATCTCTACCGCTCGGTGTCCGCAGTGGCTCCGATCGCACACCCGGCTCAGTGCCCATGGGGTCGGAAGGCGTTCAGCCATCTGCTCGGCACAACACCTGAAGAACAGCTCAGATGGCGTGAATGGGATGCTGTGACTCTCCTGGAGGATGGTCATCTCAGGAATGACTGCATGCTGGTGGACGTCGGCTCAGCTGATCCCTTCCTCGAGGAGCAGCTGCGTCCAGAGGACCTTCGCCAGGCCTGTATCAGAAGCGGGCAGAGTCTCGAGATGGTGATGCAGGAGGGCTATGACCACAGCTATTTTTTCGTGGCAAGCGTGATCGACCGCCACATTGACCATCACGCCAGAGCTCTTATGGCAGATATTTGA
- a CDS encoding S-(hydroxymethyl)glutathione dehydrogenase/class III alcohol dehydrogenase yields the protein MIRSRAAVAWAPGQPLDITEIEVAPPKHGEVLLKIVATGVCHTDAYTLSGADPEGLFPAVLGHEGGAVVIEVGEGVTSVAAGDHVIPLYTPECRECSYCRSGKTNLCQAIRTTQGKGLMPDGSSRFSRKGAMIHHYMGTSTFSEHTVLPEIAVAKISQDAPLEKVCLLGCGVTTGIGAVHNTARVEQGSSVAVFGLGGIGLAVIIGAVQAGAERIIGVDLNPDKFTIAQQLGATECINPRDYATPIQEVLIDITDGGVDYSFECIGNVDVMRAALEACHKGWGESTIIGVAGAGQEISTRPFQLVTGRVWRGSAFGGVKGRSQLPGYVESFQKGDIPLDSFITHTMKLEDINRAFELMHRGESIRSVIHF from the coding sequence ATGATTCGCTCCCGAGCTGCGGTGGCATGGGCACCAGGCCAACCGCTCGACATCACCGAAATCGAGGTGGCGCCTCCAAAGCATGGTGAAGTGCTGCTGAAAATCGTGGCCACCGGGGTGTGTCACACAGACGCCTACACGCTGTCGGGTGCGGATCCGGAGGGACTGTTCCCTGCCGTGCTCGGCCATGAGGGCGGCGCCGTGGTGATCGAGGTTGGAGAAGGTGTGACATCCGTCGCAGCGGGAGATCACGTGATTCCGCTGTACACCCCGGAATGCCGGGAATGCAGTTACTGCCGCTCAGGAAAAACGAACCTCTGCCAGGCGATCCGAACCACCCAGGGCAAGGGTTTGATGCCCGACGGCAGCAGCCGCTTTTCACGAAAGGGGGCGATGATCCATCACTACATGGGCACGTCAACGTTCTCTGAACACACAGTGCTGCCGGAGATCGCGGTTGCCAAGATCAGCCAGGATGCACCGCTTGAAAAGGTCTGCCTGCTGGGTTGCGGTGTCACAACAGGAATCGGCGCCGTTCACAACACGGCCAGAGTGGAGCAGGGAAGCTCAGTGGCCGTGTTCGGGCTTGGCGGCATTGGGCTGGCCGTGATCATCGGTGCCGTTCAGGCTGGTGCCGAACGGATCATCGGCGTTGACCTCAACCCAGACAAGTTCACCATCGCTCAGCAGCTGGGAGCGACCGAATGCATCAACCCGCGTGACTATGCAACACCAATCCAGGAGGTGCTGATCGACATCACCGATGGAGGTGTGGACTATTCCTTTGAATGCATCGGCAACGTCGACGTCATGCGTGCAGCCCTCGAGGCCTGTCACAAGGGCTGGGGAGAATCGACAATCATCGGCGTTGCGGGAGCAGGCCAGGAAATCAGCACGAGACCGTTTCAGCTGGTGACGGGTCGGGTCTGGCGTGGATCAGCTTTTGGAGGCGTGAAAGGACGAAGCCAGCTTCCTGGCTACGTCGAGAGTTTTCAGAAAGGGGACATTCCCCTCGACAGCTTCATCACGCACACCATGAAACTGGAGGACATCAACCGAGCCTTCGAGCTGATGCACCGCGGTGAAAGCATCCGGTCTGTCATTCATTTCTAA
- a CDS encoding MoxR family ATPase, which produces MTKTVGRVLLGKEPQVRLAFSCLLAGGHLLIEDRPGMGKSTLAEALATVFSLGFKRVSFTSDLLPADLTGINVFHQADASFHFQQGPLFTQVLLADEINRASPRTQSALLEAMAAGRVSIDGTSYVLPQPFFVIATQNSLDQVGTSPLPEAQLDRFLMRVSLGFPDRDAERQLLRGDGSPVESLQRVDDQALLQLQQRCADQYCSEPLLEYVLDLVEASRRGQEGLSPRASQGLVAAARAWALIDGRDHVLVDDVQAVLPAVVEHRLDAGCPANAGTPLSTDLLERVNALR; this is translated from the coding sequence TTGACGAAAACTGTTGGCCGCGTGCTGCTCGGCAAGGAGCCTCAGGTGCGGCTCGCATTCAGTTGCCTCCTGGCAGGAGGGCATCTGCTGATTGAAGACCGTCCCGGAATGGGCAAGTCGACTCTGGCTGAAGCACTGGCAACCGTGTTCTCGCTCGGGTTCAAGCGGGTGAGTTTCACCAGTGATCTGCTCCCTGCCGACCTCACTGGAATCAACGTCTTCCATCAGGCGGATGCAAGCTTTCATTTTCAGCAGGGTCCGCTGTTCACTCAGGTCTTGCTGGCGGATGAAATCAACCGCGCCAGTCCTCGCACCCAGAGTGCACTGCTCGAGGCGATGGCGGCCGGGCGCGTGAGCATCGATGGCACCAGCTATGTGCTGCCACAGCCCTTTTTTGTGATCGCGACACAGAACAGTCTCGATCAGGTGGGCACGAGTCCTCTGCCTGAAGCACAGCTGGATCGTTTCCTGATGCGCGTGAGTCTTGGCTTCCCAGACCGCGACGCAGAGCGACAGCTGCTTCGCGGTGATGGTTCTCCGGTTGAGAGTCTTCAGCGGGTTGATGATCAGGCTCTGCTGCAGCTTCAGCAGCGCTGTGCTGATCAATACTGCTCTGAGCCACTGCTGGAGTACGTGCTCGACCTCGTGGAAGCGAGCCGGCGGGGCCAGGAGGGCCTGTCTCCAAGAGCCAGCCAGGGTCTTGTTGCTGCCGCACGCGCATGGGCACTGATCGACGGTAGAGATCATGTGCTGGTCGACGACGTGCAGGCGGTCCTACCGGCTGTGGTGGAGCATCGCCTTGATGCCGGCTGCCCAGCGAACGCAGGCACGCCCCTCAGCACCGATCTCCTGGAGCGGGTGAATGCGTTGCGATGA
- a CDS encoding transglutaminase domain-containing protein: MIRRPSKGVLAWCAFPPLLLQCFALNSAAALTWSTWALVICAMFKLRESRRPFDWRLVALLQLLSAGLLAAQLQSLLASTLQLIAVCTALAALLSHELQGMLSFRGLLQRSLQLLAAALPLALVLFLLVPRLPPLWTTQFGPAHGAVTGLSPDLDPLSIATLASDEASAARLTVAQGVVLPVDAYWRVLVHETFDGRRWQHRDSPAPKKSLSNGRSTATISQWWVVEPSATRALPWDGRSAPVAADQWITPEGELLMDVAPRQRRAYRLQAAGNAQEWQRRPPLASERQLPRDGLPRLRQLGESFRSLPSDRERLAAVEQWFRTQPFQYSLQPGSVLDLDEFLFDRQLGFCGHYASALAALLRSADVPARVVSGYRGGQLVNPLGGADYLELRQSDAHAWVDVWLNDSGWQRVDPTLWIASTAQNPLSQQLQSPLRSASELPWWKWIQRQWWGLDLVWTRWWLGFDQSSQQMWLQRLFGHQQRWLGLTVLLTSMAASGLGWVMLRQSVAGRHPLDQSLRLLARFGVVPLPGESFAALCKRASHLHPDQADLLAAMADRQQLIAYAQLSGSRRRDLLRQWRIIRRRLRSCL; the protein is encoded by the coding sequence ATGATCCGCAGGCCGTCAAAAGGAGTGCTGGCCTGGTGCGCCTTCCCGCCGTTGCTGCTGCAGTGCTTTGCCTTGAACAGTGCAGCGGCGCTCACCTGGTCGACCTGGGCCCTGGTGATCTGCGCCATGTTCAAGTTGAGGGAGTCCCGCAGGCCTTTTGACTGGCGGTTGGTGGCGTTGCTGCAGTTGCTGTCAGCAGGGTTGCTGGCGGCACAGCTGCAAAGCCTTTTGGCTTCCACTTTGCAGTTGATCGCCGTTTGCACCGCACTTGCAGCTCTGCTCAGTCATGAGCTGCAGGGGATGTTGTCATTTCGTGGATTGTTGCAACGCAGCCTTCAGCTGCTGGCGGCAGCTCTGCCTCTGGCCCTGGTGCTGTTCCTGTTAGTGCCGCGTCTTCCGCCGTTGTGGACAACGCAGTTTGGCCCTGCGCACGGTGCCGTCACAGGGCTCTCCCCTGATCTCGACCCGCTCAGCATTGCGACACTGGCATCGGATGAAGCCTCGGCTGCCCGCCTGACGGTGGCTCAGGGAGTCGTCTTGCCTGTCGATGCCTACTGGCGTGTGCTGGTGCATGAGACGTTTGATGGACGTCGTTGGCAGCACCGTGATTCCCCTGCACCAAAGAAGTCTCTCAGTAATGGGCGCAGCACTGCGACGATCAGCCAGTGGTGGGTTGTTGAGCCCTCCGCAACTCGTGCGCTCCCCTGGGACGGACGTTCGGCTCCGGTGGCTGCGGATCAGTGGATCACGCCGGAGGGGGAGCTGTTGATGGATGTCGCACCGCGACAGCGCCGGGCCTATCGATTGCAGGCTGCTGGGAATGCGCAGGAGTGGCAACGTCGCCCACCACTGGCAAGTGAGCGGCAGCTTCCTCGCGATGGTTTGCCTCGGCTGAGGCAGCTCGGAGAGAGCTTTCGCAGCCTGCCCAGTGATCGTGAGCGTCTGGCTGCCGTGGAGCAATGGTTTCGCACTCAGCCATTTCAATACAGTCTTCAACCTGGATCAGTGCTGGATCTGGATGAGTTTCTGTTTGATCGCCAGCTGGGTTTCTGCGGTCATTACGCCAGTGCTCTGGCGGCTTTGTTGCGTTCGGCGGATGTGCCGGCCCGTGTCGTCAGCGGTTATCGAGGTGGCCAGCTGGTGAATCCGCTGGGCGGTGCGGACTACCTCGAACTGCGCCAGAGCGATGCTCATGCCTGGGTGGACGTGTGGTTGAACGACAGCGGCTGGCAACGAGTCGACCCGACGCTCTGGATTGCTTCCACTGCTCAGAACCCTCTTTCTCAGCAACTCCAATCCCCTCTGCGCTCAGCGTCTGAGCTGCCCTGGTGGAAGTGGATCCAGCGCCAATGGTGGGGTCTGGATCTGGTCTGGACCCGTTGGTGGCTGGGTTTCGACCAGTCCAGTCAGCAGATGTGGTTGCAACGGCTGTTCGGGCATCAACAACGATGGCTTGGTCTCACCGTGTTGTTGACATCCATGGCCGCTTCCGGTCTGGGTTGGGTGATGTTGCGCCAATCAGTCGCAGGGCGCCATCCGCTTGATCAGTCGCTGCGCTTGCTCGCGCGATTCGGTGTGGTTCCCTTGCCAGGCGAAAGTTTTGCCGCTCTTTGCAAGCGTGCGTCCCATCTTCATCCCGATCAGGCTGATCTGTTGGCCGCCATGGCTGATCGACAGCAGCTGATTGCCTATGCACAGCTCAGTGGTTCCCGGCGCAGGGATCTGCTGCGCCAATGGCGAATCATCCGACGGCGTCTTCGCTCATGCCTCTGA